GAGCACCAGGAGGGCGGAGGCTCCGGCCGCCACGTATCCGAGCCATTCGGCCCTTGCGAAAAAGTCGCGGATCAGGCTGTCCAGCGCCAGCCCGGTGGCCAGCGATACGACCAGACCAAGCCCCGCCATGAACACCTTGCCGAAGGTCAGACGCCGGCGCCGCGGCCGCATGACGGCCGGCGCCGCGTCCAGTGCGTCCAGCGCTTCCTGCTCCAGCGCCTCGTCGGGCTCGATGGTTACCGAAGCAAGGTCACGGAAACCGCGCGGGCTGCGCCCGGCCGCCTCCACGACGGGCTGCGGCGGTGCCGGGTGCGCGAAACTACGCGGGTTGCGGGGGTGATCTTCGCTCATGCGAGGCGATCTCCGATCAGGAACTGCATTGCGCGGTCCAGCCTGATATGCGGCAGCGACAGGGTCAGGCCCGTGTCGTCGCGTTCCAGCCGGGGCGGCCGAAAGCGCACGAAGTTCAGCGGATCGGCCCTGCCGCCCGGATCGAACAAGCGGTTGGGGTCGCGCGGGAGATCGCCCGGAAAAATCGCCGTTTCCGTTTCGCCGTCGAAGGTTTCGCCGCCGATCCTCTCGCCGGCCAGGGGCGTGCCCACGATGACCGGCAGGCGCTCGCCGCCATCCTCGACGGTCGCTTCACGCGTGGCGCGCACGGCGGCCATGGCGACGACCTCCGACTCCGCGCCCGAAAAGCGGGCGCGCTCCACCGCCGAGGCGACGATACGGCGCACGATGGCTTCCAGCCGCTTGTGACTTTCGCGGTGCAGATGGTCGGCCTTGGTGGCGGCAACCAGAAGCCTGTCTATCCGCCGGGTCAGGAGCCCGCCCAGCCAGCTTGCCCGTCCCGGCCGGAAGCAGGAGAGGATGTCCGCCAGCGCCGTTTCGAGATCCTGTACGGCTTCCGGGCCGGCGTTGATGGCCTGCAGGGCGTCGATCAGGATGATCTGCCGGTCCAGCCGGGCGAAATGATCGCGGAAGAAGGGTTTCACCACGACGCTCTTGTAGGCTTCGTAGCGGCGCGCATGGACGGCGGCAAAGCTGTTCCTGGGCGCGGAGGCGCCGTTGGCCGGCAGCACGAGCGGCGCGAATGTCAGCGCCGGAGACCCCTCCAGATCGCCCGGCATCAGGAAGCGGCCGGGCGGCAGCGTCGACAGGGCAGTGCCGTCCTCTCGGCAGCGGCGCAGATACTCGGTGAAGGCCATGCTCAGCCGCTGGCTTTCCATCTCCTCGGCCGGCGCCATCGGATCGAGCGCATCGACAAGCGCAAGGAAGGGCGCAGCCATCCCGGCCCGCGACGGGAGGCGCGCGCGGGCCAGGGACTCGGCCGAGAAGGTGGCGAAATCCTTGTCGAGCAAAGGCAGGTCGAGAAGCCATTCGCCGGGGTAGTCGACGATGTCGAGCGAAAGCTTGCCGGCCGAGAAGAAGCGCGACCAACCCGATGCCGACTGATACTCGATCGTCAGCCGCAATTCGGAAATGGCCCGGGTGGATTGTGGCCAAAGCCGCTCCTCCACCATCGTGCGTACATGGTCCTCGTACTGGAAACGAGGCACGGCATCGTCCGGCTGCTCCTCCAGGTAGGTGCGACCGATGCGTCCTTCCGCCTGCGCCGAGAAGACAGGCAGGCGGCCGCCATGCAGCAAATTGTGCACCAAAGCGGTGATGAAGACCGTCTTGCCGGCACGCGACAGCCCCGCAACCCCCAGCCGCAGCGTCGGGTGGAACAGTTCGGTTGCCCGGTCCGTCAGATTGTCGATGGCGTAAAGCGCCTCATCCATCAGGTTGGGCATCGGACCTCGAATGGCGGTGAAAATTCATCTGGGGCTCAAAGATAGGTATTCCGGGCGCCCTGTCACGGACGCGGCGGCATCAACAGCGACGAAAGCCGCCCCGAACCGGCTGCGAACGCCTCGCGTCCCATGGCGACATCGATGCCGGCAAACCCGCCCGTGGCCAGGCCGCGAGCCTGCAACTCCGCATTGCTGCCGGCGTTGCGGCAGAGCGCGAAGATGAACTCTTCCATGCCGGGATTGTGGCCGACGATCAGGCTGCCATCGGGTGCGCCACCGCGCAGCAGATCGAAATACGCTTCACTCGGCGCTTCGTACAGCGTGGGAGAGACGACGATTCGGGGATCATCCGCAGCGACGCCGATCAAGGCCGCCGTTTCCATCGTGCGCACCGATGGCGATACGAAAACTGTGGAAAATCGGATCGCCTGACTGATTATTTTTGAGGCTATTTGCCGGGCCTGAGCCTGTCCGCGGGCATCCAGCGGCCTGTCGAAATCGCGCTGGCCCGGAAGTGGCCTTGCCGCGTGAAAGTGTCTGAGACAATAAAGGCGTAGGGATGGATTGGTCGACATGACGCCATCATGCCATTTTTCGAGGGCGCGGCAATCCGCCTGTCTGCCCCATGGTCACCTGCATCTCCCAGATTAGAAAAAGACCAGTGTTTGCCTGTATTTATGGCAGAGACTTGAGTTGGACATGCAACCTATTTGCACCTTGTAGGCACCGGTTTCCAAAGTTATAAGCAGCGCCTCGACGGTTAGAGAGGAAGCGAGATGAGCGAAACTCTGCAAATCGGAGGCGATCTTCGGGAGGAGGAGCCTTTCATGAACGACCGTCAGCGGGATTATTTCCGGAAGAAGCTACTCGCCTGGAAGAGCGAGATTCTCCGCGAATCCCGTGAAACGCTCGAAGCGCTCGCAACCGAAAACCCGAACCTCGCCGATGCTGCCGACAGGGCCTCCTCGGAAACGGACAGGGCAATCGAATTGCGCGCGCGCGACCGCCAGAGAAAGTTGATCGCCAAGATCGACGCGGCTCTGCAGCGGATCGAAGACGGCACTTACGGCTATTGCGAAGAAACGGGAGAGCCCATCAGCCTCAAGAGGCTGGACGCTCGTCCCATCGCGACGCTGTCGCTGGAGGCACAGGAGCGCCACGAACGGCGCGAGAAAGTGTACAGGGACGAATAGCCAGGTCCGCATATCCCGAACATGAAACGCAAAGGGGCCGGCAATGCCGGCCCCTTCGTCGTGTCGGGGTGTCCGAGCGGGCCGAAACCGTCAGCGCTTCTCGGGCGGGTCGAGGGTAAAGTCGCGCAGGAGCGCGTCCATTTCTTCTTCCAGGCTCATCATTGCCGGCCTGTCCTGAGCGGGCTTTGTCGCGGGCTCCGGCCGGGCGACAGGCTCGCCAGGCTCGGACGGCTCGTCCGCGACGGGCGAAGCGGGGGGCGTATCGACCTTTTCCTTCGACAGTTCGGCCATGAGCAACTGGTCGATATCGCCATCGGCCGCGGTATCGTCTTTGGCGGGTTCGACCGCCACCGGCTTCGTCTCCGGAGCGGCGGCCTTGGTTGCCGCCGCCGCGGATGCGGCGCCCGCCGTAGCGCCCAGCGGCGGGAAGGGGGCTGCCTTGTCACTGCGATGCGTCTGGACGCTGGTGGCGAAGCTCTTGACCTGCAATGGCCCCAGGGAGCCCTCGGCCTTCGCAGCCGGTGCCGGTGCCGGTGCAGGTTTCGTTGCAGGCTGGGCGACGGGCCCGGCCGGCGATGCGGGCGACTCCGGCTTTGCCGCGCCGGCCTGGGACCCGGATGGGCGGCCGGGAAGCGGCGAAGCGCCGCCGTTCCGCACGGTGGAAACCTCGGTCGCCGCCGGCGATCCGGATGCGACGGTGACAGCCGGTGACGGCTGCTGGGCGCGAGGGCCTTCGGCCGCTTCGATCGGGTACGCGGCAGGGCGCTGCGGCAGGGTGGGCGTCGCCATCGAGCGTGGCTGCGCGGGCTGTGCCGGCTGTGGGCGCGGCGCCGGGGGCTGCTGCGGCCGGGACGGCGCAAGGGAGGGCTCGGTCCGGCGCGGCGGCAGGGGGCTGGAGACTTCCGGCGCGGCAGGACGTGCCTGGGCGGGCGACGGCGCAGTTGCCTGAGCGGGCGAATGTGCCGGCGAATGTGCGGGCGCCGGGCGCGGCTCGCTGCGTACGGGTTGCGGCGGCTCGACGGGCCGCGCGGCCGGAGCTACGGGCGTCGCCTCGGGGCGTGGCGGCTGTGGGGTGTCCGTGAAGCTCGGCTCGACGCGCCGGGTGCGCACCGGAATGCGGCTTATGCCGGCCTCGACCACAAGGTCGTTCTGGCCGCCGATCAGCACCAGATGTTCGACCTCGTCCCGGCGGAGCAGCACGAGCTGGCGCTTCTGGTCCACCGGCACGATGTCGAGGACCGCGACGCGCGGCGCGGCGCTGCGGCCTGCGCCCAGACGGCCTCCGGATGTAAGGCCGCGCACTATGGCGAGCAGAACATAGCCGAGGATCACAAGCACGGCGATGACGATGATGGCGATCACCACCGTGGCGATGCCTTCACCGCCGAGAGCGTTTACGAGTCGCTCGTACATTTTGCCAGTCTCCCTGGTCGTTTGCCCCGCCACGGCTTGCCGTCCGCGTGCGATGACCGTTACGTCATGTCGGATACGTGCGGGCGCCGCTATGGACAACCCTGTTCCGTTGGATAGGTTCATGTGCCGAAAACGTCGCGGCTTCAAGGGCTGCGACAGTTTCATGCCGTATAATGCGCAAATGTGCTGAACGATATCTTCTACACGAGCGGGGCTCGAAGCGACTTGGTTTCCATCCGATATGACGGCTGACACGCGCCTGGCCAACCGCAAGCCGCTGGTGGATCGCAGCGCCGCTCATTCGGGCGTATGGCGCCTTCTGGCCCTGTCCGCCTTCATGCTGGTCGTGGCGGCCGCGCTGGCGATCGCCGGGCACGTCTCGGGCGGAATCGCCGTCCTCGGGATTTTCGGGCTTCTGGCGGTCTTCGGCATCCTGTCCTGCTTCGCGCTGGCGCTCGGCTTCCTTCAGGTATCCAACAGGCTGTCCGATGCGGGCCTCGGCCGCGATTTCCTGGATGCACTGCCGACGGGCACGCTGATGACGGATCGCAAGGGCAGGATCGTCTATGCCAACCGCGCCTATGCCGAGACGGTCGGTATCGAGGAGCTGGCGGGTGCGCGTACGCTGGAGCAGCTCCTGTCGCGCGAGGGGGAGGCGTCCGAGGCGATCTACAGGCTGGCCAACGCTGCGCGGGACGGGCGGGAGGCGCAGGAGGAGTTCCGCCTGTCGCGCCGGCTTTCCGGCGGCGCGGGTGCGGGCTGGTATCGCGTCGTGGTGCGCCCGATGGACAGTGGCGGCCGCAGCCTCAACGTGTGGCAGGTTGCCGATATCAGCGACGAGCGGGCGGAGCAGGAAGGCTTCTTCCAGGAGTTGCAGAACGCCATCGACTATCTGGACCATGCGCCGGTCGGTTTCTTCTCGTCGGCGCGCGACGGGTCCATCGTCTACCTCAATGCGACGCTGGCGGGCTGGCTCGGCTTCGATCTTGCCACCTTCGATCCCGGCAGCGTGACGGTGCCGGAACTGGTGGGCGAGGAGGGCCGTGCCTTCCTGTCCGCGACCGGCGAATCGGAGCCGGATCGGATCCATGTCCTGGACGTGGATCTGGTGACCCGCTCCGGACAGCGGCTTCCCGTGCGGCTGATGCGGCAGGCCACGGCCACCGCCGACGAGCGGCTTGGGCATATGCGCACAGTTGTCCTGAACCGTTCGGGGCAGGTGGCCGGCGCGGGCGACACGCTGGAAAAACTGGAGATGCGCTTCAACCGCTTCTTCCACACATCGCCCATGGCCATAGCCTCGCTGGATTCCCGCGGCCATGTCACGCGCGCCAACGCGGCCTTTTCACGCCTGTTCGGCGCCAAGGTGGCCGAGGGGACGGCCAGCCTGGAGGGCGCATTGCGCGACGAGGGCCGGGAAGCGATGCGCGGCGCCATCGACGCGGCGGCGCGGGGGCAGGCGGGCATCCCGTCGCTCGACGTGGAGATCGCAGGCGATCCGGCGCGCTCCGTGCGCCTGTATTTCAGCGCGGTCGGGGATGTCGCGGACGACGGCTCGGAGGCCGCGCTGGTCTACGGCATCGACTTTACCGACCAGAGGGCCCTGGAGGAGCAGTTCGCCAAGGCACAGAAGATGCAGGCCATCGGCAATCTCGCCGGCGGCATCGCGCATGACTTCAACAACGTGCTGACGATCATCACCGCCTCCGTGGATTTCCTGCTGCTCAACCACCGGACCGGCGATCCCTCGTTCCAGGACCTGCTGCTCATCAAGCAGAGCGCCAACCGTGCCGCCTCTCTCGTGCGGCAACTGCTTGCCTATTCGCGGCGGCAGACCATGCGGCCCAAGATGCTGAACCTCACCGACGTGGTGGCGGACATGCATCTTCTGCTGCGCCGCATATCGGGCGACCTCGTCAAGCTGGAACGCCACCACGCGCGCGACCTGTGGCCCGTCATGGCCGATATCGGCCAGTTCGAGCAGGTGGTCACGAACCTCGTGCAGAACGCGCGCGACGCCATGCCGGACGGCGGGCGGATCGACATCGCCACGCGCAACGTGCCGGCAACCGAGACGGCAGCCTTCAATTATCCGGAGCTGACATTCGGCGACTATGTCCTGGTGGAGGTGTCCGACACCGGTTCGGGAATGCCGGCGGAGGTGGCGGAGCGCATTTTCGAGCCGTTCTTCACCACCAAGGAAATCGGCAAGGGCACCGGGCTCGGCCTGTCCATGGTCTACGGCATCATCAAGCAGTCCGGCGGATTCATCTACGTCGACTCCAGGCCCGGAGAAGGCACGACGTTCCGCATATTCCTGCCGCGTCACGTGCCGGCGGAGGTGGCCCAGTCTGCGCCGGAAACGCTGGCGGCCGCCACCGTGCCCGCCGGCAAGCTGGACCTGTCGGGTACGGCGACGATCCTTCTGGTCGAAGACGAGGATCATGTTCGCGCCGGCAATGTCCGCGCATTGAAGATGCGTGGCTACGACGTGCACGAGGCGTCATCGGGTGTCGAGGCGCTGGCCATCATGGAAGAACTCGGCGGCCGTGTGGACCTCGTGGTCTCGGACGTGATGATGCCGGAAATGGACGGGCCGACCCTTCTGCGCGAGATGCGCAAGGAGCGTCCGGAGCTGAAGTTCATCTTCGTGTCGGGCTATGCTGAGGACGCTTTCGCCAAGAACCTGCCCGAAGGAGCGCGATTCGGCTTCCTGGCCAAGCCGTTCTCCCTGCGTGAGCTGGCCGTGGCCGTTAAGGAAATATTAGACGAATAGAGAGTCGATCTGTCGCAGCGAATCACGCGCATTGACCAGAACAAAACAAGAATATCTGTTGAATAACGGGAACAAAAAGGGTACATGGAGGGTCCCTGCGGAAGCGTTGCGTGTCACCACGCCGCGTGAAATAAGGACCATGCCGATGGCACAGAATTCACTTCGTCTCGTTGAGGATACTTCCGTGGACAAGAACAAGGCGCTCGACGCCGCTCTTTCGCAGATCGAAAGGGCCTTCGGCAAAGGCTCCATCATGCGGCTCGGGGCAACCGAGAAGCTCGATATCGATACCGTGTCCACCGGCTCTCTCGGGCTCGACATAGCGCTTGGCATCGGCGGGCTGCCGAAGGGCCGCATCGTCGAGATCTACGGTCCGGAAAGCTCCGGCAAGACCACGCTTGCGCTCCATACCATTGCCGAGGCCCAGAAGGGCGGCGGCATCTGCGCCTTCGTCGACGCCGAGCACGCGCTCGATCCGGTCTATGCGCGCAAGCTGGGCGTCAACCTGGACGAACTGCTGATCTC
This genomic window from Aureimonas sp. OT7 contains:
- a CDS encoding YcjX family protein: MPNLMDEALYAIDNLTDRATELFHPTLRLGVAGLSRAGKTVFITALVHNLLHGGRLPVFSAQAEGRIGRTYLEEQPDDAVPRFQYEDHVRTMVEERLWPQSTRAISELRLTIEYQSASGWSRFFSAGKLSLDIVDYPGEWLLDLPLLDKDFATFSAESLARARLPSRAGMAAPFLALVDALDPMAPAEEMESQRLSMAFTEYLRRCREDGTALSTLPPGRFLMPGDLEGSPALTFAPLVLPANGASAPRNSFAAVHARRYEAYKSVVVKPFFRDHFARLDRQIILIDALQAINAGPEAVQDLETALADILSCFRPGRASWLGGLLTRRIDRLLVAATKADHLHRESHKRLEAIVRRIVASAVERARFSGAESEVVAMAAVRATREATVEDGGERLPVIVGTPLAGERIGGETFDGETETAIFPGDLPRDPNRLFDPGGRADPLNFVRFRPPRLERDDTGLTLSLPHIRLDRAMQFLIGDRLA
- a CDS encoding histidine phosphatase family protein; the encoded protein is MSTNPSLRLYCLRHFHAARPLPGQRDFDRPLDARGQAQARQIASKIISQAIRFSTVFVSPSVRTMETAALIGVAADDPRIVVSPTLYEAPSEAYFDLLRGGAPDGSLIVGHNPGMEEFIFALCRNAGSNAELQARGLATGGFAGIDVAMGREAFAAGSGRLSSLLMPPRP
- the dksA gene encoding RNA polymerase-binding protein DksA yields the protein MSETLQIGGDLREEEPFMNDRQRDYFRKKLLAWKSEILRESRETLEALATENPNLADAADRASSETDRAIELRARDRQRKLIAKIDAALQRIEDGTYGYCEETGEPISLKRLDARPIATLSLEAQERHERREKVYRDE
- a CDS encoding ATP-binding protein, giving the protein MTADTRLANRKPLVDRSAAHSGVWRLLALSAFMLVVAAALAIAGHVSGGIAVLGIFGLLAVFGILSCFALALGFLQVSNRLSDAGLGRDFLDALPTGTLMTDRKGRIVYANRAYAETVGIEELAGARTLEQLLSREGEASEAIYRLANAARDGREAQEEFRLSRRLSGGAGAGWYRVVVRPMDSGGRSLNVWQVADISDERAEQEGFFQELQNAIDYLDHAPVGFFSSARDGSIVYLNATLAGWLGFDLATFDPGSVTVPELVGEEGRAFLSATGESEPDRIHVLDVDLVTRSGQRLPVRLMRQATATADERLGHMRTVVLNRSGQVAGAGDTLEKLEMRFNRFFHTSPMAIASLDSRGHVTRANAAFSRLFGAKVAEGTASLEGALRDEGREAMRGAIDAAARGQAGIPSLDVEIAGDPARSVRLYFSAVGDVADDGSEAALVYGIDFTDQRALEEQFAKAQKMQAIGNLAGGIAHDFNNVLTIITASVDFLLLNHRTGDPSFQDLLLIKQSANRAASLVRQLLAYSRRQTMRPKMLNLTDVVADMHLLLRRISGDLVKLERHHARDLWPVMADIGQFEQVVTNLVQNARDAMPDGGRIDIATRNVPATETAAFNYPELTFGDYVLVEVSDTGSGMPAEVAERIFEPFFTTKEIGKGTGLGLSMVYGIIKQSGGFIYVDSRPGEGTTFRIFLPRHVPAEVAQSAPETLAAATVPAGKLDLSGTATILLVEDEDHVRAGNVRALKMRGYDVHEASSGVEALAIMEELGGRVDLVVSDVMMPEMDGPTLLREMRKERPELKFIFVSGYAEDAFAKNLPEGARFGFLAKPFSLRELAVAVKEILDE